In Neoarius graeffei isolate fNeoGra1 chromosome 19, fNeoGra1.pri, whole genome shotgun sequence, the sequence gactctcacctatggtcatgagctttgggtaatgaccgaaaggacaagatcgcggatacaagcggccgaaatgagtttccttcgcagggtggctgggcgctcccttagagatagggtgagaagcacagtcactcgggaggagctcggagtagagccgctgctgctccacatcgagaggaatcagctgaggtggctcgggcatctttttcggatgcctcctggacgcctccctggggaggtgttccaggcatgtccccccgggaggaggccccggggaagacccaggacacgctggagggactatgtctctcggctggcctgggaacgcctcggtgttcttcccgaggagctggccgaggtgtctggggaaagggaagtttgggcttccctgcttagactgctgcctccgcgacccggtcccggataaagcggaagaagacgagacgagagactttattcgtcacatgcacacttcaagcacagtgaaattcatcctctgcatttaacccatctgaagcagtgaacgcacgcacacactcagagcagtgggcagccacaccagagcacccggggagcagtcaggggttcggtaccttgctcaaggacacctcagcccaaggccaccccacgtgaccctaacctgcatgtctttgggggaaaccggagcacccggaggaaacccacgcagacaacatgcaaactccacacagaaaggccctcgccggccactgggttcaaacccggaaccctcttgctgtgaggcaaccgtgctaaccactacaccaccgtgctgccccatgactacctcatgaagctggttaagataatgccaatagtgtgcaaagcatcatcaaggtaaatgctggtgaCTATgcagaatctaaaatatggaacattttgtttttaacattttttttgtttactacacataatatatatatatatatatatatatatatatatatatatatatatatatatatataaaatgttatttcgtagttttgagaccttcagtattgttctacgatgtagaaaatagccaaatacagaaaacctatgaatgaacaAGTAGGCAttgtcaaacttttgactggtactgtatatgacatTCTATACAACTGTGTGTTTGCATCTTTGTGGCAACATTTTAGGAAAGAACCACATATGTGTTCAAGTATCCAcaaatttttgaccatatagtgtagTTATCCTCATCTCTTCGGGAATAAAAGCTGCAGTTTTTTTTCTcagttcactaaattgcctgatgTAATAAAGCTTGAAATGTTTAAAGTACTAAGAAAGACCAAGCATGCAACGTTATCCACATGCTCACACTAAGGATGAGCAAAAACCTCATTTGCTTTACTTTCACCTAATAAGAGAGTTTTAAAGGCATAACGTGAAGAAAATATCCTAAACATTCTGAACTCTTATGGGTTCTTTGATTGCCTCTCTGGGGAAACCATTAAAGGTCCAATGTAGAACCcagtaatagtaataaacaaaccagcaaatgcCATGCTAGTCAAATCCCAGAGTACCAAGCTTTGATGATGTTCCGCTACAACAGTCTATCAGCCATAAGTACCTTTATTTCATCATTGTCATCAAGTCCGTTGTTAGTGTGCCGCTCCCACCAGTTCACATTGAGGGCCATCGTGAGCATGTGTAGCACCCATCTATCTATCTTCTTGGACAGTTGTTGAGTCAGGGTCCACGTCACTGAGCCGTAGTGTAGAATGGATTCCACAATCTTGATCAAACGTCATTCGTAGCTCCTAATTCCTCTTTAAACAGTTGTAGTTTCCCTTCTTGTGCATTTCATACCTTGTGGTCTTGACCTTTTTCTTGTTTCATGTTTTGAATTGATTTACagcgtcaatcctgagattgagatgctgacctcttctcctCAGAcctccctgatccatcctgatgccctatgtctggtcggagtctcatcacatcgctcctgtggaggacggccccatatggacagttgaaagtcacacttggaagatgctctggaccttCCAATGCTCTTATAgccgaggactacagctgacttgctaactttaggactgcagttgtcatgaacagttttgcactcaagtttccatcaactgaagagttataacatcaacaaaactgactttgtgttaaaactgttaatgttatagtcatgttgtctgttgtcaccgAAATGAGAATGGGTttcattttgagtctggttcctctcaaggtttcttcatgtcgtctgagggagtttttccttgccaccgtcgccactggcttgcttattggggatagattagggataaaattagcttatgtttaaagtcattcaaattctgtaaagctgctttgcaacaatgtctattgttaaaagcgctataaaaataaacttgacttgacactggATGATGTTGACTTGTGTTTTGGTTCCAGCTCTGAAGGTCAAGCCCAAGTCAAGGATAAGCCTCAGTAGAGACCCCATGATGACGTCCTGCTCTTGCCCATACACTTCTGTTCCATATGATGTAAATCAGGAGAGCACACTTGAGGTTGTTGCCTTGCTTTGTGTGTCCCGTTTTAATGTCTTAAAGCTACTATTAATTACCCTAGTCCTGGGTTATgactaaactgcaaccggtggtgagtcacaggtccaggaggacttgagtattggcaaaagtggagttaccccttaaatcactgttgctcccaggtctgctctgaccctgagtggtagcacctgcctgggttccagctatgggttaaatagtacattaccaataaggcgctggcagcagggcacttttcggtgcaatgtggcaaatgaacccaacagggtcaatggcacaccacctgatggcatgcggaagagccactcaaatggccaacggacggcatcactcagcaagtcagttgtcactgtgggacaacttccatacccatcaggtctgcgtGCACCaaatggcatcaggtctggaggtccagagagacaatacgacaggggcacgacatcacttgtcttaccttactgtgcaaggtgcttcagtAGGAAAGGAGAAGCAGTCTGGTGCGGGGCGGGCCTCATGGCCCATTTGCGTTTCTGCCCATCCATTctggctagcgatggacagccaccaACAACAATTAATTACCCAAAAACTTAATAGCAGCAAGGAAGCTCTAGCAAGAAGCGCTGCCATCTTTAGCATCATGTTTGGCCTTCATGAAATACAACAGCACACATGCAAATTGTACAAAACTTGTTTATTACAAAAAAAGTgtatcaataatgatcaatttgacatttacaacaAGCATTTGCTTTGGCAGTACGTAGAAAATACACGCAACTCCTAACAAATATGTCACTATACTCAAGTTTTCTTCATTTGTTAATTTACATTTTTCCACAAAATTgacatgtattaaaaaaaaacccacacaatatTGACAAACATCCATCCCCATGTCAACAAGGGTGAAATTTAAATGAAGATTAATCTCAAACTTAATCATGTGACGTCATCATTCACCACTATGCATATAGTAGCATATAGGCTACTTTTGGATTAAATTACACTTTAACAATGCTAGATAAGCAAGCTAGCTACCTATACAAAGAACTACAATAATACAGGTTTAGCCATCATTAATAATTCAAGAGCAGCTTCCTGATGTTAACTCACTGATCAAGTTCACTGTTCAGCTAGCTAAACTTATGTAACCTGTTTTCCCATCACATGATCTAGTTTGTGATGAAATTCTGATGTTTGGTAAAATCAGGACGTACTTTAAATTGGCAGTGTATAAGAATACAAGTGGAAAGGCTGGACTTTGGTTTTTTGTAGTCAAAAGATAATTTTCCCCAGGATAATAAAAATTctcaaaacaattaaaaaaaaaaagtctggctaGGTTTCTTCACTACATAGATGCGCATTAGATCATATCATAACCTCAATCCTTCTTAACCTCGGTatatggttttaaaaaaaaacaacagcattTTAGCCCATAGTGTTGGAGCCATTCAGCAGGTGAACTTAAGAAAAATGATAAATCAGTCCAGCaggataaataagttaatgtcctTTCCCGTGAGTGAGTGCAGAAACGAGCACATGGTCCGTATTATTAGAACTTGCAGCAGTACCCACAGCCTTTATTCTTACAGCAGTTGCAGCAGTAAAAGCACAGAGAGAGGTGGCTCTGACGCTTTGTTCTGAACAGCACCTGGGGAGAAAAAACAACCCCGTGAAGCTTTAAATGACTCAGCCTTTTTTCAACTTGTCTTAGGACGAGTGTTAAGGATTTACAGTGATTTAGGCCCATTATTGAAATGAACTAATTTTGATCATAATTTTGCCTTTGAAGACACCAGTAACAGTAATAACAGTTTTTATAGAGTTAAGGATCAGAAATGATAATCACCCGCAGCCATTGGCAGCAAACTAAAGACAAGAGAAATTCAACATCACACCAAATTATTACCGGTGAGCCAAAACATGTTTGCTAGAATGACAATTGCATCTTTAGAAAGTCCTTTAGAAACTGCTCTGTTGAGCTAGCATAGATTTAAACATGCAAACCCTTGCTTTGATTCAGCTAGTGAGTCAGAGTTTTCAAATACTCTCAGTTTACAAGAGTCACATGAAAAATCCAGTCAAAAATTTCAAGTTCAaaacagttggaggttaggtgccttgctcaagggcacttcagggaattgaaccagcaaccttgtggtccaaaagctgcttctctaaccattaggatgTGGCTTCCTTGTTTGAGCAGCTTTATTCACATTTACACATGGGGCTAAACCACCAGATATCATGTTGAGTAAGTACATGGTGATTAGTACCTCAGGACTCGTCTCCTTCGCCAAATCCAATGTTGCAGCCACGCCCTGATCCAGATTCTGAGGTGCGTCGCTTTCCGCTGGTTCCTCAAGCCGTACCTGAGGATCGAAAGCAAAATTTAATGAAATTCAgttttaattccattacttatgtgAAGTGGCATGACATAAAAATACAAATTAAATCTAATTTCAAATTTGTGTAAAAGTAAAAAGGAAtaaaaaacaattaaaatatttaaaaaaaggtttGACATGATTTAAAGGAATTGAATAAATACATTTCCTTAAAACAAGAAACTACAAGTTTAAATTCTCATTTAAGTTTTTAAtattaataaatatttttttttaaatgaggctATCAATCATTCTGTACGCAAATATATAAAAACAGCTATATATGT encodes:
- the LOC132867981 gene encoding hepcidin-1-like; translation: MKPMSIARAVTIILMCVCALQSAAVPFPESEVRLEEPAESDAPQNLDQGVAATLDLAKETSPEVLFRTKRQSHLSLCFYCCNCCKNKGCGYCCKF